A DNA window from Dehalogenimonas sp. THU2 contains the following coding sequences:
- a CDS encoding DUF6512 family protein — translation MNKILKMELLGILFVFTLGALLHFVFEWSGESPLAGAFASVNESVWEHFKQGFWPTVLWAAIEHRFFRDMLNNFLTAKAVASYLIPAVTALIFYSYTAATGEEILIVDIFIFAVAIGIGQMVSYKILISSGLPGYMNWVSGAMIIALAAALVLFTFLPPELPIFRDPTGTYGIPLGAR, via the coding sequence GTGAATAAAATCCTCAAAATGGAACTCCTCGGCATCCTCTTCGTCTTTACTCTCGGAGCGTTGCTGCATTTTGTTTTTGAGTGGTCGGGTGAATCGCCACTGGCTGGCGCCTTTGCCTCAGTCAATGAAAGCGTCTGGGAGCACTTCAAACAGGGTTTCTGGCCTACGGTGCTCTGGGCAGCCATCGAGCACCGCTTTTTCCGGGATATGCTCAATAATTTCCTGACCGCCAAGGCAGTCGCCTCTTATCTTATTCCTGCCGTCACGGCGCTTATCTTTTACTCCTACACCGCGGCCACCGGTGAGGAAATCCTGATCGTGGACATCTTCATTTTCGCTGTGGCTATCGGCATCGGGCAGATGGTCAGCTATAAGATATTGATCTCGAGCGGGTTGCCCGGCTATATGAATTGGGTCTCTGGGGCAATGATAATCGCGTTGGCGGCAGCACTGGTGCTGTTCACGTTTTTACCCCCGGAACTGCCGATTTTCCGTGACCCGACAGGTACCTATGGCATTCCGCTCGGCGCGCGCTAA
- a CDS encoding helix-turn-helix domain-containing protein, with protein sequence MKNEDGQINGQLINIREASELLNVSINTLRRWGDKGKIDCWRISSRGDRRFRREDIERMAWKSFASSADGVSS encoded by the coding sequence ATGAAGAATGAAGACGGTCAAATCAATGGGCAACTGATCAATATCCGGGAGGCCAGCGAGTTGCTCAATGTCTCAATCAACACGCTCAGACGTTGGGGAGATAAGGGAAAGATAGATTGCTGGCGAATTTCATCGCGCGGTGACCGCAGATTCAGGCGGGAAGACATTGAACGAATGGCGTGGAAATCCTTCGCCAGTTCCGCCGATGGAGTCTCTTCATAG
- a CDS encoding GNAT family N-acetyltransferase, with protein MNPKGPFMTTTVSIRRANPRDVPTIAEYNIALASETEDRRLQETTVTDGVRHFLEHSEFGFYIIAEIEGKPAAQTMITYEWSDWRNGVIWWIQSVYVSKAYRRRGLYRKLYEFVKTSAQNDGGVREIRLYVDRENVAAQHTYEALGMQRSHYLLYEAEV; from the coding sequence ATGAACCCGAAAGGACCGTTTATGACCACCACCGTCAGTATCCGCCGCGCCAACCCCCGGGACGTCCCGACCATCGCCGAATACAATATCGCGCTCGCCTCCGAAACCGAGGACCGGCGTTTGCAGGAAACCACCGTTACGGATGGCGTCCGGCACTTTCTGGAACACTCGGAATTCGGCTTCTATATCATCGCCGAGATCGAGGGTAAACCAGCGGCCCAGACAATGATCACCTACGAATGGAGCGACTGGCGCAATGGCGTCATCTGGTGGATACAAAGCGTCTACGTTTCCAAAGCGTACCGCCGCCGGGGGCTATATCGCAAATTATATGAATTCGTGAAGACATCCGCACAAAACGATGGTGGAGTACGGGAAATCCGGCTGTATGTCGACCGGGAAAATGTAGCCGCTCAGCATACCTATGAAGCCCTGGGCATGCAGCGCAGCCACTATTTGCTTTATGAGGCCGAGGTATAG
- a CDS encoding CxxC-x17-CxxC domain-containing protein: MALQDKQIQCSDCGTSFTFSAADQEFFQSKGYTNEPKRCAPCRSARKTERGGSTGGFGGGRSSQMYPAVCAACGQNTQVPFQPRGDKPVYCSDCFRKVGSNR; the protein is encoded by the coding sequence ATGGCTCTACAGGACAAGCAGATCCAGTGTTCCGATTGCGGAACCAGCTTCACATTCAGCGCCGCGGACCAGGAATTTTTCCAGTCCAAGGGTTACACCAATGAACCCAAGCGCTGTGCTCCTTGTCGTTCCGCTCGCAAAACCGAGCGCGGCGGCAGCACCGGCGGTTTCGGCGGCGGTCGCTCATCCCAGATGTACCCGGCCGTTTGTGCCGCTTGCGGCCAGAACACCCAGGTACCCTTCCAGCCCCGCGGCGACAAGCCGGTTTACTGCAGCGATTGTTTCCGCAAAGTCGGTTCCAACCGCTAA
- the mtaB gene encoding tRNA (N(6)-L-threonylcarbamoyladenosine(37)-C(2))-methylthiotransferase MtaB, whose amino-acid sequence MTRVIIETLGCKLNQAESETLWRNLSAAGYQVIGAVESADVLILNTCTVTHIADRKARQAVRNAVKHNPGISVIVAGCYAETAGVSLLTLPNVRAVPGNAAKQSMVAELKRLGFLPMLEPDSSDPSRNRSLIKIQDGCDHRCSYCIVPLVRPVKSCVPPDAVIDEVMRRQAEGCREIVLTGTEIGEYTNDGHSLETLLRRILDQTSIERIRISSLQPQEVTPELIGLWRDRRLCRHFHLSLQSGSDSVLGRMRRRYDTARYRGIVEQIRSHIPDVAITTDIIAGFPGESEAEFEESYRFIESLEFSRLHVFPYSPRPGTVAELMPDRIDSRIVKVRVDRLLRLGHHCEAEFKRRFHGRALDVLFENKEGDEWVGYSDNYIRVTTRSETPLANQIIEIRL is encoded by the coding sequence ATGACCCGTGTCATCATCGAAACTCTCGGCTGCAAACTGAACCAGGCTGAATCGGAGACCCTATGGCGTAATCTTTCGGCAGCGGGCTACCAGGTGATAGGCGCCGTTGAATCCGCGGATGTCCTCATCCTCAACACCTGCACCGTCACCCATATCGCCGACAGGAAAGCGCGACAGGCTGTCCGGAACGCGGTCAAGCATAATCCCGGTATATCCGTTATCGTCGCCGGGTGCTACGCCGAGACGGCAGGGGTATCTCTACTGACCCTGCCGAACGTCCGGGCGGTACCGGGGAACGCGGCTAAACAAAGCATGGTCGCAGAACTCAAGCGCCTGGGTTTCCTGCCGATGCTTGAACCCGATTCAAGCGATCCGTCCCGCAACAGGTCGCTGATCAAGATACAGGACGGCTGTGACCACCGTTGTTCTTATTGCATCGTGCCGCTGGTGCGCCCGGTTAAAAGTTGTGTTCCGCCTGACGCCGTTATCGACGAGGTCATGCGACGCCAGGCCGAAGGCTGCCGGGAAATCGTCCTGACCGGCACCGAAATCGGCGAGTATACGAACGATGGGCACAGCCTCGAAACACTGCTCAGGCGGATCCTCGATCAGACATCGATCGAACGAATACGCATATCATCACTGCAACCCCAGGAAGTAACGCCGGAACTTATCGGCCTGTGGCGGGACCGACGCCTGTGCCGCCACTTTCACCTGTCTCTTCAAAGCGGCTCCGACTCCGTGCTCGGCCGCATGCGCCGGCGTTACGACACAGCCCGCTACCGCGGCATCGTCGAACAGATACGATCACACATCCCGGACGTCGCCATCACCACCGATATAATCGCCGGTTTCCCGGGTGAGTCCGAAGCGGAATTTGAAGAAAGTTACCGTTTCATCGAATCCCTGGAGTTCTCCCGGTTACATGTGTTCCCGTACTCCCCCCGCCCCGGCACTGTCGCCGAATTGATGCCGGACAGAATTGACAGCAGGATCGTCAAAGTGCGGGTGGACCGCCTGCTCCGGCTGGGACACCATTGTGAGGCGGAGTTCAAGCGCCGGTTCCATGGACGGGCACTTGATGTCCTATTCGAAAATAAAGAAGGCGATGAATGGGTGGGTTACAGCGACAACTATATCCGGGTGACTACCAGAAGCGAAACACCGCTGGCTAATCAGATCATTGAGATCAGATTGTAG